The Bacillus vallismortis genome window below encodes:
- a CDS encoding helix-turn-helix domain-containing protein, whose protein sequence is MPNDPFKYSFDRLEDVADHISDVLRCPITIEDVNHKLLAYSTHSDCTDPARTSTIIGRRVPEKVINKLWKDGTIPALLKTDQPIRVKQIDDVGLSNRVAISIWKNSQVLGFIWALESQKTLSDDDLMTLQMAAKAVRNKLLKLQIRKTKNEERSQEFFWKMLTGHIHQEHDMADGFHKLGMVAPSEFSVMIIRINSELTEKIEQQLQYLQETTQQVHVLLTTVDSNELIILTAPKTEHPFQDLKQFALSTQKQLKERYKIEGTSIAFGGIYNSISFVSRSYQEALSVLKAKERFAEETQHFFSFSELGIYQYLDVLDEKRKQTGYFNYSLSKLEQYDRNHQSNMVETLERFIEADSNVNTAAKVLNIHVNTLNYRLKRISQIAEIDLKNVNQKFTIYLDIKLRHMDL, encoded by the coding sequence ATGCCGAATGATCCGTTTAAATACAGTTTTGACAGACTTGAAGATGTGGCTGATCATATCAGCGACGTGCTGCGGTGCCCGATCACCATAGAGGATGTTAACCACAAGCTTCTTGCCTACAGCACACACAGCGACTGCACAGACCCTGCCCGGACGTCTACTATCATTGGCAGAAGAGTACCTGAGAAGGTCATTAATAAGTTGTGGAAAGACGGGACGATTCCAGCTCTCTTAAAAACGGACCAGCCGATCAGAGTAAAGCAAATAGATGATGTCGGGCTAAGCAATCGTGTTGCCATTTCGATTTGGAAAAACAGCCAAGTGCTTGGCTTCATATGGGCGCTTGAGAGCCAAAAAACATTGTCTGACGATGATCTGATGACGTTGCAAATGGCGGCAAAAGCAGTGAGAAACAAGCTTCTCAAGCTCCAAATCAGAAAAACGAAAAATGAAGAACGAAGCCAAGAGTTTTTCTGGAAAATGCTGACCGGACACATTCATCAGGAACATGACATGGCGGATGGATTTCACAAGCTTGGAATGGTTGCCCCTTCTGAGTTTTCCGTGATGATCATCCGGATAAACAGCGAACTGACGGAAAAAATCGAACAGCAGCTGCAATATTTGCAGGAAACGACCCAGCAGGTTCACGTGCTGCTGACGACCGTAGATTCCAATGAACTCATTATTTTAACCGCTCCCAAAACAGAACACCCTTTTCAAGATTTAAAACAGTTTGCTTTGAGTACACAAAAACAGCTGAAGGAACGTTATAAAATAGAAGGCACTTCTATCGCTTTTGGCGGAATATACAACTCTATTTCATTTGTCTCCCGCTCGTATCAGGAAGCATTGTCCGTTCTAAAAGCGAAGGAACGGTTCGCAGAAGAGACCCAACATTTTTTCAGCTTTTCTGAGCTAGGCATTTATCAATACTTGGATGTCTTAGATGAGAAACGGAAGCAGACGGGATATTTTAATTATTCGCTATCCAAACTGGAACAGTATGACCGGAATCACCAGTCAAATATGGTAGAAACGCTAGAACGTTTTATTGAAGCTGACAGCAACGTGAATACCGCTGCCAAGGTGTTAAATATACATGTTAATACATTGAATTACCGCCTCAAGCGTATCAGCCAGATCGCTGAAATCGATTTGAAAAATGTAAATCAAAAATTCACCATCTATTTAGATATTAAGCTTCGGCACATGGATTTGTGA
- a CDS encoding YukJ family protein translates to MAVQQYGVLKGIVLDMKRETDDDSPHFQVKVLGEENTYYRCAINVMSSSEESEVLYMADDQFDSSSITILPNMPYGYTKINEANREVALDYVRGNLFDPRGMKPLPHEITGPDNDLNDFIETYMKKAQEEKAPVYIFGSKFGPEQAADKIFGFTPTNGMHNIHMNQGNAMDSRWKKDNGAWHDGGILIQFADQWAAVFLAFLSQSWCTDENGNPVKDCDHTETSA, encoded by the coding sequence ATGGCTGTTCAACAATATGGCGTTTTAAAAGGCATTGTCTTAGACATGAAGCGGGAAACAGATGATGACAGTCCCCATTTCCAAGTCAAAGTGCTCGGTGAAGAGAATACGTATTACAGGTGCGCCATCAATGTGATGTCCAGCTCTGAGGAATCTGAAGTATTGTATATGGCTGACGATCAGTTTGATTCAAGCTCGATCACCATCCTTCCGAACATGCCGTATGGATATACAAAGATCAATGAGGCAAACCGTGAAGTGGCGCTCGATTATGTGCGGGGCAATTTGTTTGATCCGCGGGGAATGAAACCTTTGCCTCATGAAATCACAGGGCCTGATAATGATTTAAATGATTTTATTGAAACGTATATGAAAAAAGCGCAAGAAGAGAAAGCGCCGGTTTATATATTCGGTTCAAAATTTGGGCCGGAGCAGGCTGCGGATAAAATATTCGGCTTTACTCCGACCAACGGCATGCACAATATCCATATGAATCAAGGGAATGCAATGGATAGCCGCTGGAAAAAAGACAACGGCGCTTGGCATGACGGAGGCATTCTGATACAATTTGCCGATCAATGGGCCGCTGTGTTTTTAGCATTTTTATCCCAATCTTGGTGTACGGATGAAAACGGAAACCCGGTCAAAGATTGTGATCATACCGAAACGTCTGCGTAA
- a CDS encoding amino acid adenylation domain-containing protein, translating into MPDTKDLQYSLTGAQTGIWFAQQLDPDNPIYNTAEYIEINGPINIALFEEALRHVIKEAESLHVRFGEKMDGPWQKINPSPDVQLHIIDVSSEPDPEKTALNWMKTDLAKPIDLGYDPLFNEALFIAGPDRFFWYQRIHHIAIDGFGFSLIAQRVASTYAALMKGQSTDGRSFGALQAILEEDADYRGSEQYEKDRQFWLDRFADGPEVVSLADRAPRTSNSFLRHTAYLPLSDVNALKEAARYFSGSWHEVVVAVSAVYVHRMTGSEDIVLGLPMMGRIGSASLNVPAMVMNLLPLRLSVSSSMSFSELIQQISREIRSIRRHHKYRHEELRRDLKLIGENHRLFGPQINLMPFDYGLDFAGARGTTHNLSAGPVDDLSINVYDRTDGSGLRIDVDANPEVYSEFDIQLHQQRILQLLQTASAGEDMLIGQMELLLPEEKEQVIREWNETGKSEKLLSLQDMFEKQAILTPKRIALLCDDVQVNYQELNEEANRLAHLLIEKGLGPEQFVALSLPRSPEMVASMLAVLKTGAAYLPLDPEFPADRISYMLEDAKPSCIITTEEIAARLPDDMAVPQLVLDQAVTQEAVKRYSPDNPNISVPLAHPAYIIYTSGSTGRPKGVVVTLKSLSNFLLSMQEAFSLGEEDRLLAVTTVAFDISALELFLPLISGAQIVIAKKETIREPQALAQMIEYFDINIMQATPTLWHALVTNEPEKLGGLRVLVGGEALPSGLLQALQELQCPVTNLYGPTETTIWSAAAFLEKGVKGVPPIGKPIWNTQVYVLDNGLQPVPPGVVGELYIAGDGLARGYFRRPDLTAERFVADPYGPPGTRMYRTGDQARWRADGSLDYIGRADHQIKIRGFRIELGEIDAVLAKHPDIEQAAVVVREDQPGDKRLVAYIVAASAIDIAELRRYVGASLPDYMVPAAFVEMDELPLTPNGKLDRKALPAPDFSTSVSDRGPRTPQEEILCDLFAEVLGLARVGIDDNFFEMGGHSLLAARLMSRIREVMGVELGIAKLFDEPTVAGLAVHLDQAQSARPALQRAERPDNIPLSFAQRRLWFLHCLEGPSPTYNIPVAVRLTGELDQEVLKAALYDLVCRHESLRTIFPESQGTSYQHILEADQARPDLHVTEIAEKELSERLAEAVRYSFDLAAEPAFRAELFVIGPDEYVLLLLVHHIVGDGWSLTPLTRDLGAAYAARCHGRDPEWAPLAVQYADYALWQQELLGSGDDPNSLIAGQLDFWKETLKNLPDQLELPTDYSRPAEPSHDGDTIHFRIEPELHKRLQELARTNRVSLFMVLQSGLAALLTRLGAGTDIPIGSPIAGRNDDALGDLVGLFINTLVLRTDTSGDPSFRQLLDRVREVNLAAYENQDLPFERLVEVLNPARSRATHPLFQIMLAFQNTPDAELHFPDMESSLRIHSVGSAKFDVTLEISENRLADGTPNGLEGLLEYSTDLFKRETAQALADRLMRLLEAAESDPDQQIGNLDILAPEEHSSMVTDWRSVSEKIPHASLPEQFEKQAALSPDAIAVVYEDQALSYAELNERANRLARMLISEGVGPEQFVALALPRSLEMAVGLLAVLKAGAAYLPLDPDYPADRIAFMLKDAQPAFIMTNTKVAEHIPSAENVPKIVLDDPGLEEKLNTYSAENPNNTDRIQPLSPLNTAYVIYTSGSTGVPKGVMIPHQNVTRLFAATDHWFHFSSDDIWTMFHSYAFDFSVWEIWGPLLHGGRLVIVPHHVSRSPEAFLRLLVKEGVTVLNQTPSAFYQLMQAEREQADFGQALSLRYVIFGGEALELSRLEDWYNRHPENRPKLINMYGITETTVHVSYIELDRSIAALRANSLIGCGIPDLGVYVLDERLQPVPPGVAGELYVSGAGLARGYLGRPGLTAERFIADPFGPPGTRMYRTGDVARLRADGSLDYVGRADHQVKIRGFRIELGEIEAALVQHSQLEDAAVIVREDQPGDKRLAAYVIPSKETFDTAELRKYAADRLPDYMVPSAFVTMKELPLTPNGKLDRKALPAPDFAAAVTGRGPRTPQEEILCDLFMEVLHLPRVGIDDRFFDLGGHSLLAVQLMSRIREALGVELSIGNLFEAPTVAGLAERLEMGTSQSALDVLLSLRTSGDKLPLFCVHPAGGLSWCYAGLMTNLGTDYPIYGLQARGIGEREELPKSLDDMAADYIEQIRTVQPKGPYHLLGWSLGGNVVQAMATQLQNHGEEVSLLVMLDAYPNHFLPIKEAPDDEEALIALLALGGYDPDSLGDKPLDFETAIEILRRDGSALASLDESVILNLKNTYVNSVGILGSYKPKTFRGNVLFFRSTIIPEWFDPIEPDSWKPYINGHIEQIDIDCRHKDLCQPAPLAQIGKVLAVKLEEMNK; encoded by the coding sequence ATGCCTGATACAAAAGACCTTCAATATTCTTTGACCGGAGCGCAAACCGGCATATGGTTTGCTCAGCAGCTTGATCCGGACAATCCGATCTACAATACAGCGGAATATATAGAAATCAATGGACCAATCAATATTGCTCTTTTTGAAGAAGCTTTGCGGCACGTGATAAAGGAAGCGGAATCGCTGCATGTCCGCTTCGGTGAAAAGATGGATGGGCCTTGGCAAAAGATAAACCCGTCTCCGGATGTACAGCTGCACATCATTGACGTCAGCTCTGAGCCTGATCCGGAAAAAACAGCATTAAACTGGATGAAGACAGATTTGGCAAAGCCGATCGATTTAGGATATGACCCTTTGTTCAATGAAGCTCTGTTTATAGCCGGGCCTGATCGTTTCTTTTGGTATCAGCGCATTCACCATATTGCGATCGACGGCTTCGGCTTTTCCCTGATTGCCCAGCGCGTGGCAAGTACGTATGCCGCACTTATGAAAGGACAATCAACTGATGGCCGTTCCTTTGGGGCTCTCCAGGCCATATTGGAGGAGGATGCAGATTATCGCGGATCAGAGCAGTATGAGAAGGATCGTCAATTCTGGCTGGATCGTTTTGCTGATGGCCCTGAAGTTGTGAGTTTGGCTGATCGGGCCCCAAGAACATCTAACAGCTTTCTTCGTCATACGGCGTATTTGCCTCTATCTGATGTAAACGCGTTAAAAGAAGCGGCGCGCTATTTCTCAGGAAGCTGGCATGAAGTCGTGGTTGCAGTGTCGGCTGTTTATGTACACCGTATGACCGGCTCTGAGGATATTGTGCTCGGTCTGCCCATGATGGGACGGATAGGGTCCGCATCATTGAATGTGCCGGCTATGGTGATGAATCTTCTCCCGCTCCGGCTGTCTGTCAGCTCTTCGATGAGCTTTTCAGAGCTTATTCAGCAAATTTCCCGGGAAATCCGCAGTATCCGGCGACATCATAAGTATCGCCATGAAGAGCTTCGGCGCGATCTGAAATTGATAGGAGAAAACCATAGATTGTTTGGCCCGCAAATCAATCTCATGCCATTTGATTACGGTCTTGACTTTGCCGGGGCCCGAGGAACAACGCATAACCTTTCAGCCGGTCCTGTTGATGATCTATCAATCAATGTCTATGACAGAACGGACGGCAGCGGGTTGCGGATAGATGTTGATGCGAATCCAGAGGTGTACAGCGAGTTTGATATTCAACTTCATCAGCAGCGTATCCTGCAGCTGCTGCAAACGGCTTCAGCCGGGGAGGATATGCTGATTGGGCAAATGGAGCTTCTATTACCAGAGGAGAAAGAACAAGTCATTCGTGAATGGAATGAGACAGGAAAATCCGAGAAGCTGCTCAGCCTCCAGGACATGTTTGAGAAGCAGGCAATCCTTACGCCAAAGCGTATCGCTCTCCTATGTGATGACGTTCAAGTAAACTATCAAGAACTGAATGAGGAGGCAAACCGCCTCGCGCACCTTTTAATTGAAAAAGGTCTTGGTCCGGAGCAATTTGTCGCTTTGTCGCTGCCGCGTTCTCCGGAGATGGTAGCTTCGATGCTAGCTGTATTAAAGACTGGTGCGGCGTATCTTCCGCTTGATCCGGAGTTTCCAGCCGACCGAATTTCTTACATGCTCGAGGATGCGAAACCTTCATGCATCATAACGACTGAGGAAATAGCAGCCCGTCTCCCTGATGACATGGCAGTACCGCAGCTTGTGCTTGATCAGGCTGTTACACAGGAGGCCGTTAAACGCTATTCGCCTGACAATCCGAATATATCGGTTCCTCTTGCCCATCCTGCGTATATCATCTATACCTCAGGATCAACAGGAAGGCCGAAGGGTGTCGTTGTTACGCTGAAAAGCTTAAGCAATTTTCTGCTGTCCATGCAGGAGGCTTTTTCTCTGGGAGAAGAAGACAGACTGTTGGCTGTGACAACTGTCGCTTTTGATATTTCGGCATTGGAGTTATTTCTTCCGCTTATCAGCGGGGCGCAAATCGTGATCGCGAAGAAAGAAACGATCCGTGAGCCGCAGGCATTAGCTCAGATGATTGAATATTTTGATATCAATATCATGCAGGCGACACCGACACTATGGCATGCTTTAGTGACGAATGAACCAGAGAAACTTGGGGGGCTCAGAGTGCTTGTCGGAGGCGAAGCGCTGCCGAGCGGTCTTTTGCAGGCGCTTCAAGAGCTTCAGTGTCCAGTCACGAACTTATACGGCCCTACTGAAACAACAATTTGGTCTGCCGCAGCTTTTCTTGAAAAAGGGGTGAAGGGCGTTCCGCCGATTGGCAAACCGATTTGGAATACGCAGGTGTATGTGCTGGATAACGGCTTGCAGCCGGTGCCGCCGGGCGTTGTCGGAGAGCTTTATATTGCAGGAGACGGCTTGGCTAGAGGTTACTTCCGCCGGCCTGATTTAACGGCCGAACGTTTTGTCGCAGATCCATACGGACCGCCGGGGACTCGGATGTATCGAACCGGAGATCAGGCCCGCTGGCGAGCTGATGGGTCTTTGGATTATATCGGACGGGCTGATCATCAAATCAAAATTCGCGGATTCCGAATTGAACTTGGAGAAATTGATGCCGTGCTTGCCAAGCATCCGGACATCGAACAGGCCGCTGTTGTCGTTCGGGAAGATCAGCCGGGAGACAAACGGTTAGTCGCATATATAGTCGCTGCTTCTGCTATTGACATTGCCGAGCTTCGCCGTTATGTGGGTGCCAGTCTTCCTGATTATATGGTGCCGGCGGCGTTTGTGGAGATGGACGAACTGCCATTAACACCGAATGGCAAGCTCGATCGAAAAGCACTGCCAGCGCCTGATTTTAGCACATCTGTCAGCGATCGGGGACCGCGGACCCCTCAGGAAGAGATATTGTGTGACTTGTTTGCCGAGGTTCTTGGTTTGGCCCGTGTCGGCATTGATGACAATTTCTTTGAGATGGGCGGTCACTCTCTTCTTGCGGCCCGTTTGATGAGCCGTATTCGCGAGGTAATGGGGGTCGAACTCGGTATCGCAAAGCTCTTTGACGAACCGACAGTCGCCGGACTTGCTGTACATCTCGATCAGGCGCAGAGTGCACGGCCCGCATTGCAGAGAGCCGAGCGGCCTGATAATATCCCGCTTTCTTTTGCTCAGCGACGGCTATGGTTCCTCCATTGCCTGGAAGGACCGAGCCCTACTTATAATATTCCGGTTGCTGTCCGTCTGACGGGTGAACTGGACCAAGAAGTGCTGAAAGCGGCACTATATGATCTCGTCTGCCGCCATGAAAGCCTTCGGACGATTTTCCCTGAATCACAAGGGACATCCTATCAGCATATTTTGGAGGCTGATCAAGCACGGCCTGATTTACATGTTACTGAAATTGCTGAGAAGGAGCTTTCTGAGCGGCTTGCCGAAGCTGTGCGCTACAGTTTTGATCTTGCAGCTGAACCTGCTTTTCGTGCAGAGCTTTTTGTCATCGGTCCTGACGAGTACGTGCTGCTTCTCCTCGTACATCATATTGTCGGGGACGGCTGGTCCTTAACGCCGCTGACCCGCGATCTTGGGGCGGCTTATGCGGCTCGCTGTCACGGAAGAGATCCCGAATGGGCGCCCCTTGCTGTGCAGTATGCAGACTATGCGCTTTGGCAGCAAGAACTGCTTGGAAGCGGGGATGATCCAAATAGTTTGATTGCCGGACAGCTTGATTTCTGGAAAGAAACCCTGAAGAATTTGCCTGATCAGCTTGAACTGCCAACCGATTATTCACGTCCGGCTGAGCCGAGTCATGATGGGGATACGATTCATTTTCGCATTGAGCCTGAGCTTCACAAGCGATTGCAGGAGCTGGCTCGTACAAATAGGGTGAGCCTGTTTATGGTGCTTCAATCCGGCCTGGCCGCTTTATTGACAAGGCTCGGGGCGGGCACTGATATCCCGATCGGCAGTCCGATCGCGGGGCGGAATGATGATGCGCTGGGCGATCTTGTGGGGCTGTTTATCAATACATTGGTGCTCAGAACCGATACGTCCGGTGACCCCAGCTTCCGTCAGCTTCTTGACAGAGTGCGGGAAGTGAATCTGGCAGCTTATGAAAATCAGGACCTGCCGTTTGAGAGACTTGTAGAGGTGCTCAATCCGGCTCGTTCGCGGGCGACGCATCCTTTATTCCAAATCATGCTTGCGTTCCAAAACACACCAGACGCTGAACTGCATTTTCCTGACATGGAAAGCAGCCTGCGGATCCACAGTGTCGGTTCTGCCAAGTTTGATGTGACGCTGGAAATCAGTGAAAACCGGCTTGCTGACGGGACACCAAACGGATTGGAGGGACTGCTCGAGTACAGTACTGATCTTTTCAAGCGGGAAACCGCTCAGGCTCTTGCTGACCGTCTGATGCGCCTGCTGGAGGCTGCCGAGTCTGATCCGGACCAGCAAATCGGAAATCTGGACATTCTTGCACCGGAGGAGCACAGCAGCATGGTGACAGATTGGAGAAGTGTTTCTGAAAAGATTCCGCACGCAAGTTTGCCGGAGCAGTTTGAGAAACAGGCAGCTTTAAGTCCAGATGCCATTGCTGTTGTTTATGAAGATCAGGCGCTAAGCTATGCAGAGCTGAATGAAAGAGCAAATCGGCTTGCCCGAATGCTGATCAGCGAAGGCGTCGGGCCGGAGCAATTTGTGGCATTAGCACTGCCCCGATCACTGGAGATGGCTGTCGGGCTATTAGCGGTGCTGAAAGCCGGAGCGGCTTATCTGCCTCTCGATCCGGACTATCCGGCTGACCGAATCGCTTTTATGCTGAAAGATGCACAGCCCGCGTTTATTATGACGAACACAAAAGTTGCGGAGCATATTCCGTCAGCGGAAAACGTGCCGAAAATCGTGTTGGATGATCCGGGACTGGAAGAGAAACTAAACACATACTCTGCTGAGAATCCGAATAATACGGATCGGATTCAGCCGCTTTCTCCTTTGAATACAGCGTATGTCATTTATACATCCGGTTCAACGGGAGTTCCAAAAGGTGTGATGATTCCTCATCAAAACGTAACGCGTTTATTTGCAGCGACCGACCACTGGTTCCATTTCAGCTCGGACGATATCTGGACCATGTTCCATTCCTATGCGTTTGACTTTTCGGTGTGGGAGATTTGGGGTCCTTTGCTGCACGGCGGACGTCTTGTGATCGTGCCCCATCATGTCAGCAGATCGCCGGAAGCGTTTCTGCGCCTGCTTGTCAAAGAAGGTGTGACCGTTCTGAATCAGACACCATCTGCTTTCTATCAATTGATGCAGGCGGAACGGGAGCAGGCGGATTTCGGACAGGCGCTCAGTCTGCGCTATGTCATTTTTGGCGGAGAAGCGCTTGAACTCAGCCGTTTAGAGGATTGGTATAATCGCCACCCTGAAAATAGACCGAAGCTGATCAATATGTATGGGATTACTGAAACGACTGTGCATGTGAGCTATATCGAATTAGACCGAAGCATTGCAGCTTTACGGGCAAACAGTTTGATCGGCTGCGGGATTCCCGATCTTGGCGTATATGTGCTCGATGAGCGCTTGCAGCCGGTTCCGCCGGGTGTTGCCGGAGAGCTGTATGTATCAGGAGCGGGATTAGCAAGAGGCTATCTGGGACGGCCTGGTTTAACAGCGGAACGCTTCATAGCTGATCCATTCGGTCCTCCGGGCACTCGGATGTATCGCACTGGGGATGTGGCCCGCCTCCGCGCTGACGGTTCTCTCGACTATGTCGGCCGTGCCGATCACCAAGTGAAAATTCGAGGCTTCCGGATTGAACTGGGAGAAATTGAAGCCGCGCTAGTTCAGCATTCACAGCTTGAAGATGCGGCAGTGATCGTTCGTGAGGATCAGCCGGGAGATAAACGTTTGGCAGCTTATGTTATCCCTTCGAAAGAAACGTTTGATACAGCGGAACTGCGCAAATATGCTGCTGATAGACTGCCGGATTACATGGTGCCTTCCGCCTTTGTGACGATGAAAGAATTGCCGCTGACACCGAACGGAAAGCTTGACCGTAAAGCGCTGCCCGCTCCGGATTTCGCAGCGGCGGTGACAGGACGCGGACCGAGAACACCGCAGGAAGAAATCCTCTGTGACCTGTTTATGGAAGTGCTTCACTTGCCGCGTGTCGGTATTGATGACCGTTTCTTCGATTTAGGCGGACATTCCTTGCTTGCTGTTCAGCTGATGAGCCGCATTCGTGAAGCGCTCGGTGTTGAACTCAGCATCGGCAACCTATTTGAAGCACCGACTGTGGCCGGGCTTGCTGAAAGACTTGAGATGGGCACAAGCCAAAGCGCACTCGATGTTCTGCTGTCGCTCCGAACAAGCGGAGACAAGCTTCCTTTATTCTGTGTTCATCCGGCAGGGGGACTCAGCTGGTGCTATGCTGGTTTGATGACCAATTTAGGAACAGATTATCCGATCTACGGCTTGCAGGCACGCGGAATCGGGGAGCGGGAGGAGCTTCCGAAATCGCTTGATGACATGGCTGCCGATTATATTGAACAAATTCGAACGGTCCAGCCGAAAGGCCCGTATCATCTCCTGGGCTGGTCCCTTGGCGGGAATGTTGTTCAAGCTATGGCCACCCAGCTGCAAAATCATGGAGAAGAAGTATCTCTACTAGTGATGCTGGACGCCTATCCGAACCACTTCCTTCCCATAAAAGAGGCGCCGGATGATGAGGAAGCGCTTATTGCCCTTCTGGCGTTAGGCGGGTACGATCCAGACAGCTTAGGGGACAAACCGCTTGATTTTGAAACGGCGATTGAGATTCTTCGCCGTGACGGCAGCGCGCTTGCGAGTCTGGATGAATCGGTCATTTTAAATCTGAAGAATACGTATGTCAATTCTGTCGGCATTTTAGGCTCATATAAGCCGAAAACCTTCCGTGGAAATGTCTTGTTTTTCAGATCAACAATCATACCTGAATGGTTTGATCCGATTGAACCGGATTCGTGGAAGCCTTATATTAACGGACACATTGAACAAATCGACATCGACTGCCGCCATAAAGATCTTTGTCAGCCGGCACCGCTCGCTCAAATCGGCAAGGTGCTCGCTGTCAAACTGGAAGAGATGAATAAATAA
- the ald gene encoding alanine dehydrogenase, translating into MIIGVPKEIKNNENRVALTPGGVSQLISNGHRVLVETGAGLGSGFENEAYESAGAEIIAEPKQVWDAEMVMKVKEPLPEEYVYFRKGLVLFTYLHLAAEPKLAQALKDKGVTAIAYETVSDGRTLPLLTPMSEVAGRMAAQIGAQFLEKPKGGKGILLAGVPGVSRGKVTIIGGGAVGTNAAKMAVGLGADVTIIDLNADRLRQLDDIFGHQIKTLMSNPVNIADAVAEADLLICAVLIPGAKAPTLVTEEMVKQMKPGSVIVDVAIDQGGIVETVDHITTHDQPTYEKHGVVHYAVANMPGAVPRTSTIALTNVTVPYALQIANKGAAKALADNAALRAGLNTANGHVTYEAVAKDLGYEYVPAEKALQDESSVAGA; encoded by the coding sequence ATGATCATAGGGGTTCCTAAAGAGATAAAAAACAATGAAAACCGTGTCGCACTAACACCTGGAGGCGTTTCCCAGCTTATTTCAAACGGCCACCGGGTGCTGGTTGAAACAGGCGCGGGCCTTGGAAGCGGATTTGAAAATGAAGCCTATGAATCAGCAGGAGCGGAAATCATTGCCGAGCCGAAACAGGTGTGGGACGCCGAAATGGTCATGAAGGTAAAAGAACCGCTGCCGGAAGAATATGTCTACTTCCGCAAAGGACTTGTACTGTTTACGTACCTTCATTTAGCCGCCGAGCCTAAGCTTGCGCAAGCCTTGAAAGATAAAGGCGTTACGGCGATCGCATATGAAACAGTTAGTGACGGCCGGACATTGCCGCTTCTGACGCCAATGTCAGAGGTCGCAGGCAGAATGGCAGCGCAAATCGGAGCTCAATTCTTAGAGAAACCTAAGGGCGGAAAAGGCATTTTGCTTGCAGGAGTGCCAGGCGTTTCCCGCGGAAAAGTAACGATTATCGGAGGAGGCGCTGTCGGCACAAACGCGGCGAAAATGGCTGTCGGCCTTGGTGCAGACGTGACCATCATCGACTTAAACGCAGACCGCCTGCGCCAGCTTGATGACATTTTCGGCCATCAGATTAAAACGTTAATGTCTAACCCGGTCAATATTGCAGATGCTGTGGCAGAAGCGGATCTTCTCATTTGCGCGGTCTTAATTCCGGGGGCTAAAGCTCCGACTCTTGTCACCGAGGAAATGGTAAAACAAATGAAACCTGGTTCAGTGATTGTCGATGTTGCGATCGACCAAGGCGGCATCGTCGAAACTGTCGACCATATTACCACGCATGATCAGCCGACATATGAAAAACACGGCGTTGTCCACTACGCTGTGGCGAACATGCCGGGCGCTGTCCCTCGCACATCAACAATCGCGCTGACGAACGTTACTGTTCCATACGCGCTGCAAATCGCGAACAAAGGAGCAGCAAAAGCGCTCGCAGACAATGCGGCACTGAGAGCTGGTTTAAACACAGCAAACGGACACGTGACCTACGAGGCTGTGGCAAAGGATTTAGGATACGAGTATGTGCCTGCCGAGAAAGCTTTACAGGATGAGTCATCTGTAGCGGGTGCTTAA
- a CDS encoding MbtH family protein, whose amino-acid sequence MANPFENTDGTYLVLINEEGQYSLWPGFIDVPSGWTVVHEQKGREACLDYIQSHWSDMRPNSLKPVGNV is encoded by the coding sequence ATGGCAAATCCTTTTGAAAATACGGATGGCACATATTTGGTGCTGATCAATGAAGAGGGCCAATATTCCCTATGGCCCGGATTTATAGATGTGCCGAGCGGCTGGACAGTCGTTCATGAGCAAAAAGGGCGTGAAGCTTGTCTGGACTATATCCAATCGCATTGGAGTGATATGAGGCCAAACAGCTTAAAGCCTGTTGGAAATGTGTAA